In the genome of Schistocerca piceifrons isolate TAMUIC-IGC-003096 chromosome X, iqSchPice1.1, whole genome shotgun sequence, one region contains:
- the LOC124722203 gene encoding piggyBac transposable element-derived protein 4-like, producing the protein MYVVTHNVIFFLEDEIDDSLSSDEDENDVEGVASNPAAVPYPKDSEWTAVDTYRPLPVNTTPRQILVDIDESSSVLDCSKVFLTDSDVNELKRQTNLYASQTIQKKRRGNNLKPHSVLSSWKPVTISEMRRFLGIIFHMCVSKKPKIADHWSTNPVLSCNFCPHVMSRLRFTQILSCLHLVDNSNQKKPGEDGFHPLYKVLPYYNNLKERCIQAYRPSEKVTIDEGICPFRGRVSFRVYMQNKPHKYGLKVYAVAEASSGYVVNFEVYAGKHIVDNSSSAVILRLLSDSSLLNKGHTVYLDRFYSSPELFQQLAEKGTGAVGTVNKSRKGLPKDLVSATLKKGEMSFRRKDNVLAMKWKDKRDVYTLSTRHQATFGTHTKRNGSVVLKPLQVLDYNLNKIGVDIGDQRLQYNPFQHRTVKWWRKLYFHLLLMGVSNAFWLYNAVHRKKITITDFITVLAVQLVEDDTLEFIPRNEGTVGRLTKRHFLQHIPATTKKYAARVCHVCSSRSKKQSGKASRKETRYECEQCGVALCLEPCFKIFHTKKQYDSV; encoded by the coding sequence atgtatgtagttacacataatgtgatattctttttagaagacgagattgatgacagtttgtcttcagatgaagacgagaatgatgttgaaggtgttgcttcaaatccagcagctgtgccgtatccgaaagacagtgagtggactgcagttgacacctaccgacctctgcctgtcaacacgacacccaggcagatactagtggatattgatgagtcgagttctgtactggattgcagtaaagtgttccttactgacagtgacgtaaatgaactcaagagacagacaaatttgtatgcatcacagacaatacagaagaaaagaagaggaaataatctgaagccccattcagttttgagttcgtggaagccagtgactataagtgagatgaggcgtttcttgggtattattttccacatgtgtgtttcgaaaaagcccaaaattgcggaccattggagcactaatcctgttcttagttgtaacttttgtccccatgtcatgagccgtttgcgtttcactcagatactgtcatgcttgcatcttgttgacaattcaaatcagaaaaaaccaggcgaagatggatttcatccactttacaaagttttgccatattataataatttgaaggagcgatgtatccaggcatatcgtccctcagaaaaagtgacaattgatgaaggaatttgcccatttcgaggtcgtgtgagtttccgtgtttacatgcaaaataagcctcataagtatggactgaaagtatatgctgttgctgaagccagtagtggctatgttgtaaattttgaagtttatgctggtaagcatattgttgacaattcttcgtctgcggttattttgcgattgttgtctgacagcagcttgctgaacaaaggccacactgtgtatttagatcgattttattccagtccagagctatttcagcaactggcagagaaaggcactggagctgttggtactgtgaacaaatccaggaaaggattgcctaaagatttagtatctgctacgctgaaaaagggcgaaatgtcttttcggcgtaaagataatgtattggcaatgaagtggaaagataagagagatgtgtatacattgtctacaaggcatcaagcaacatttggtacgcatactaagagaaatgggtctgtagtattgaaaccacttcaggtacttgattacaacctcaataaaattggagtggatattggagaccaacgcctgcagtacaatccgttccagcacagaactgtgaaatggtggcgaaaattatatttccatttgctgcttatgggagtatcaaatgcattttggctgtacaatgcagtgcacaggaagaaaattacaataacagactttataacagtgcttgcagttcagcttgttgaagacgacacacttgaattcattccaagaaatgaaggaactgtaggtcggctaacaaagagacattttttgcagcacatacctgcaactactaagaagtatgctgctcgtgtgtgtcacgtgtgcagttccaggagcaagaaacagagtggcaaggcttctcgcaaagagacacgatacgaatgtgaacagtgtggcgttgcactctgcctggaaccttgctttaaaattttccacactaaaaaacaatatgattctgtgtga